The window AGTGATGGGAGAGAGATACATGGTCCAAAGGGCGAGAGGGATGCTAAGTTCGAGAGATCAGGGGATGACAGCGGAATAGGTAATACCGGAGGCTATTCTACGAATGATGGGAGAGGGATATACGGTGAGACGAAGAGGGAGATTCAAGGTCCTAAGAGTGACAGGGACGCTAAGCCTGAGCGTGTAGGGGATGATTTTAAGATGGAAAAGGAAGGGCATGCTCACTTGCCTCGGAAGGAGCAGAAGGATTGCCATAGAGGGAAGAGAGTTGAAAGCTCAAGCGCCAATGTGGAACCGTGGGTTGTATCACGTGTCAATCCTCGAGGATCAACGGAGGTTGGGGCAAAAGATCTCTCAGCGCCTGTGGAGGGAGGAGCACATTTAGAAGGTAAAGAGATCTCTTCATCTCTGTTCGCTTTAGCCTCTTCACAGTTTACGTTTTTACTTTGTAAATTTCGctttttgtgtgtttcttgtCCTGATGTTCTCTTTTCCTTTCACATGACAGTTATGTACCCATGGATGTGCAAACCTTCTTTGTATGAAAGGTTTGACAAACGGCAAGTATGTGTTGAGATGGTTTGCCCCTGTGCTCTTGTGGGAAATGTAGATGATCTCCTTGAGAagctcaagaagaagaacagagaAGCGGATCTCAGAGTCTATGAGCATAGAGGGTTTTCTAGCATTTTCATTTCAGCTGTGGAGCAATTTTCTCAAACATACGCACCAACATTCTACGCTGCTCTGGATCTTCTCCCTCTTTGCTCTACATATGATCAAGCAGGATGCAGGACTGTTATCTTTGTTATCACTTCAAGACAACAGAAGCTCATCTCAGCAGGTCTTCTTGATTTCTGGAGGAAAACTTACTCATGCTCCGTTCACTGCTTCGAGAAAAGAAGAGGGGTGCATCATCTTGTGTTTACTGGCACAGAGGAAGAAAGTAGAACGCTGTTTTGCAGGATTTTATCTCTCTTCAGAAAAGATGTATTTTGGAGAGGTCACTCCCACGCTGTGGACTTTAGAACCATTGGTAagatcattttttatatttgatagtCCCTTTGAAAGATCATTTCCTTCTTGTcaattttctctctttttctttcagAAGTTGAACAAAGCTACATTGGACCAAGGATGAGTGGGGATACAATTAATCTTGATTTTGTTAAAGCATTGATTGAaggattcaagaagcagctacCTTTACATATAAGGTATATCCATGCAAGGAACTTTTAGTTGATACACTTTGATATACTCTACTCatacttcttgtttttctttttgcaggTACGTAAATCAGATTCTCTTGCAAACCACTCACATTCTGGAGTCTCTGCCGACGCTTGTAGATATTCACGTAGACGATGGGAAGTGTGTTATGGTGTGCGGAGATATCCACGGGCAGGTGAGATACATTGCCTTACATTATGTGTTCTTTTTTCCCTTAAGTTAATTCAATGTCAATATGTTCCCTGCAGTTCTACGACCTGtgtaatatttttgataaagaaGGTTTTCCCTGTCAAGAGAAGCAATACTTGTTCAACGGCGACTTCGTTGACAGGGGTTCCTTTTCAGTAGAAACCATTCTCACCCTGTTTGCACTCAAGTGCGCATGTCCTTTATGTAAGTATGAATTGATACAGGTTAagtttattttacattaatgaTGTGTTGTTTGACAATTGAGAATATGCTGCAGGGATACACCTGGCGAGAGGTAACCATGAAAGTAGGAGTTTAAACGAGGTTCATGGGTTTGAGAAGGAGGTGATGTCAAAGCTAAATGAGAGCGTGATGGATATGATCAGTGATGCGTTCTGCTGTCTTCCTCTAGCGCACGTTCTCAACGGAAAAATCATTGTTCTTCATGGCGGGCTTTTTAGCCGAGATGGGGTCACACTCACTGATATCAAGTCAATTAACAGATTTTGCCAGCCTCCTAAACGAGGTATATACTTTGTTACGGTTGCTTATTGTGATTCTATTCTGATTGAGgacattttattattgtttttcagGACTTATGAGGGACTTATTGTGGAGTGATCCACAAGATTCCCCTGGAAGAAGCAGGAGCACCAGAGGAGAAGGCATTATTTGTTTTGGGAGAGATGTCACAGAGTCATTTTTGAGAGACAACAATCTAGGTAAGTAAACCTAATCTATTAGGTTCTGACTCTTGACACTTTTTGATTAGGTGTTTAACTTGGGGTTTGCAGATCTTTTGGTCAGATCACACGAGCTTAAGTATAAAGGATATGAAATTACTCATAATGGTAAACTCATCACTGTGTTCTCAGCACCTAACTACTGCGACAGGGTAACTTACTAAACTTCAGACCTTATTAATGCAATGCAAGTAATCATTGGTCTCAACacacgagttttttttttttttttgtaggagAATAACAAAGGAGCCTTCATCGTTTTCAAAGCTCCACAAATGGAGCCAGATATTCAGACGTTCTCAGCTGTGGTATGGATGTTTTTTCCGAGAGAAAAAACAAGAATCTGTTTGTATTCTTTTCAGACGTGtgattgattttttatttttttttgtgtgctgATTTTTCACAGCGACACCCGTACCGGATGTGGAGCCAATGGCCTATTGCAGACTGAGAGATTTTGTTTTTGGTACCTGCTGACTGCTGGTTTGGATCGAAGATTAGTTAGCAGTTGCTGTCAATGACTCATAGACCTTCCCTCATAGCTGGaacgttcttttttttttttttttggaacatcaACATTCATTACTCATAAAAAGTTAGGTAACAGAGTTTAAGGCCAAAGCCTGAGAAGCAGATAACATCTGTTTGGCTACCAAATCAGCCTCTCTATTCTTCTCCCTAGGAATCCAGTGGAAAGAAATAACATCAAAAGACAGAGCTAAGCTCCTGATATCAGCAACCACACCATATATCTCCATGTTcttattgttgttttttttctcttgattGTTCTACTCAGATGGTCTGACTTTTCCTCTTGATGAGCTTTAATTGTGTCTTTTCCTCTTGATGAGCTTTAATTGTCTTTTAGAGGGAGAAGGAAACACATGGcttgtgcatatatatatatatatatatttacctaTGAGCTCagaatttaaaacatttttagcATATTAAACGTAAGTATCAAATTCAAACGAtatgaaaacatatattttcatGGTTTATTGTGTCTAGTCCAAACGTAAATGCCAATatttcagaaaaatatatatttaaaaaaaaaaatttacaagcAAAGTAAATGTAAAAATTACGTTACGTGAGTCAGAAGCTTTGACTCGAGGGGTTGAATATAAAGTCTTGCTTTTCTTAGCAAGCTGATTGGAGCAAGACACTACTCACTCAAGTGGCCACGGTACACACACCGCTTCCATCGCGGCTGGAAACGCAGTCCCGAACGCCAGCTTCTTCGGGCTCGGCTATGGAACCATGAGAGGTGCCGTTCCAGCGTCAAGAATCGCCGCTTACAGAGTCTGCGCCGGAGAATGTAGAGACGATATCCTACTCTCCGCGTTCGATGACGCTATCGCCGACGGTGTGGACATTATCACCATATCTGTAGGTAGTATCGATGTGTACCCGTTGGAAGAAGACCCTATCGCAATAGGAGCATTTCACCCTATGTCCAAAGGGATACTCACTGTGAACGCGGCTGGGAACACTGGTCCGAACATAGCCTCTGTCACGAGCTTAGCACCGTGGGTGCTAACCGTTGCAGCCAGCACAACGAACCGTGTGTTTGTCACCAAAGTGGTTCTTGGTGATGGCAAAACACTTGTCGTACGTATCAAGTAAAACATTTAGTATCTTCTTGTCCGTTAAATTCTGCTTGTTCCAAGGCTCACTTGACAACCTAGGAAGCTTGAAGCAGCAATACGGGCTTGCTAAGAATGCAAACGAGGTTCTCTTGGTCATTGAGGCTTACAAGACTCTCCGTGACAGAGCTCCATACCCTGCCAACCATGTAGTGGCTCACCTAAGTGGCGACTTCGCCTTTGTGGTCTTCGATAAATCAACTTCCACTCTGTTTGTAGCTTCTGTAAGTTCTTCTTAACCCTTTTATGACTGTGAGGAGCTAGATTGAATTTGGCTGTGAAAATCGGTTTTAATTTGGTGTAGGACCAAGAAGGTAAGGTTCCATTGTATTGGGGGATAACAGCTGATGGGTATGTGGCATTTGCTGATGATGTTGAGTTGCTTAAAGGTGCTTGTGGAAAGTCTCTTGCTTCTTTCCCTCaaggtttgttttctttatctttttttttgtttcactccgacgtttaattttttttaggacATTAGAAGTTAGATGGGAGCGATTTAAATGGTTGTGCTTGCATGTGTTGCAGGCTGCTTTTACTCGACTGCGTTAGGTGGGCTAAGGAGCTTTGAGAACCCTAAGAACAAGATCACTGCCATTCCTGCTAAAGAGGAAGAAATTTGGGGAGCCACCTTCAAGGTGAATAATTCTTCAAGAACAAACCAtatgtagttttattttattttttcctcaGTAACATTTTAATAAGGCTCATAACACAAACAATGGTATTGGAAACAGGTGGAAGGAGCAACAGTTCTTGCAGATTGAGAATGGAAAACCTTcaatagcaaaaaaaataaaataaaaaatcatgtaTTGAAAACAAGAAGCTGTTCTGTGAGTTCTTTAAGCTATCAAAGGTTGGTGATGATGTGTGTAGTGTAGTCTTGTCTCTCTCTTGTCTTTTGCTTCTTTGTATAGCCAGTGTCTGTTTCTTCCTGTTTCAACTGTATTCGTCCTAAATAAGTTCTCTCTCTAAAATCCAAAAAACACCACCTTCTCTTGATCCTTGTTTCTCAAGTAAATCTCGAAATTTTCAGCCTGGTTTACAATCTCAAACATGAATGGGTCTTGAGTATTGAGTAGTAACTTTTATTTGGGTAATTACAAGATTCAGGTTTTATTATTGAGAACAGTAGtctcaagaaaaaaacagaCAGAAAGATAACAGAAACATGAGCAGCTTTTGAAGTTTCTCACAGACAACAAGATGTAGTAGAAGGCAAAGACCAGCTCTAATTCACGACTTCTGCAGACTAAGATGCAGGGCATATATCCTCCAAACTGCAGAAAAAAGCAGAAAATATTAATACAGTTTTTGTGTGTATTCTCTGTTATAGTAGCTTCAGCAAGAAAGAATCCCATACCTCTTTCCTAAACATTCGATAATGTCACTTGTGAGAGTTGATCTCTTATGTTTTGTAAAAGCCAGGGACGCAGCCTTTCTCAGCAGACCAGATGCAGCCATACATCCCAAGATTGCTGGACTCTCAGATGGACTGAAATTTTCAGAGagtgtaaaaataaaataacagttTCCTCAATCAACCAATGATTGAGCTAGAAAATGGTTGAGATAAAGGAGATGTCTAACCTTTCAGGATCTGACTTAAGCTGTTGTGCCCATGACAGAAACACTGCGACACtagacaaaaccaaaaaagGCGACTATTAGTGGCTACAAAACAGTGAGTAATCTGATGGTATTGGATCAAAGAATAGTGAACTCACCCCCCAGAGAGAATATCACCTTGTCCACCACAGCGCCTTGGTGACCCATATATGCTTACTGATTTTACTGCAATAACACACACTTCACATTCTCAATTTTCTAACCGAAAGAAAAGACAGAGAACAAGTTACTCACCTATCTCTCCATCGCTTATAAGATCAGATTTCCCTTTCCTCAGAATCGTCACGCCACCAATCCTGAACAACACAGACGTCTAATCATAACAATCGTTTTTACTTTCTAGGCTATAGTAAACTGAGTTTTGTAACTTCTTACTGTTTGGCCAAAGAACGTAGCTGATCTTCAGCCTTCTCTTCGTCCACTTCACAGTTCAGCACTTTCTGAACCAGGCGCTTATACTCGTTCACGTTTGGAGTTAAGACAGCAAGCGGATAGCTCTTGACTAGATCAATGGAATTCGTTACAAGAAACAGTCCGTCCTGCAGAATCATCATACAGAACAAATGAAAAGACAAAAAACAATCACAAGATTCTGGAAAAGAAGAATATATCATTGCTTACCCCATCTACAACAAAAGGAACATTGGACTTCTTGGCAAGAAGCATGATCTTACTCACACATTCCTGGAGATAAAGAGTCGTGTCAGGGTCAAGTCAACCAACCAAAGCATTGAAAACTCAAATTAAAGTAAATGTGATGAGAGGAGTCTGTACCAGGAGGAACGGATCCCTTCCCAAACCAGGACCAATCACAAGGCAATCAAATCTTTCCATCCATTTATCCACTTCTCCTATCACTTTATCCTGAACTTTTCTCTTCTCATCCTCACTGAACTGACTAAATCCAAATAACAAGAAACAGAGATTATGAATCTGGCTTTGTAACTAATCAAACCAAGTGAATGAAATGAAATCACACATAGTGGAACGGAGCATTCACATTCACATTCACCTGATGGTGTAAGATTCCTCAAGAACAGGGTGAACTATAAGCTCAGGACTATAGCTCTTAATAACAGGAGCTGCGTCTTTGGTACAGAACACATGAGACAGATCAGCACCCTACAAAGTTTTACCAGACAAGAAGAGATCAGTCTTCTAGCTTTGCTGGCTAGTAGAAACGAAAACTACAGACGATTTTGAGAGCTGAAATGGCGGCGAAGTAAGGAGCTCCAGTGTATTCACGACATCCTCCAATCACAGCTATCTTCCCTGACGCAGATCAAAGTTTGACAACACATGAGCTT of the Brassica rapa cultivar Chiifu-401-42 chromosome A03, CAAS_Brap_v3.01, whole genome shotgun sequence genome contains:
- the LOC103856885 gene encoding uncharacterized protein LOC103856885 — its product is MAKHLSYVSSKTFSIFLSVKFCLFQGSLDNLGSLKQQYGLAKNANEVLLVIEAYKTLRDRAPYPANHVVAHLSGDFAFVVFDKSTSTLFVASDQEGKVPLYWGITADGYVAFADDVELLKGACGKSLASFPQGCFYSTALGGLRSFENPKNKITAIPAKEEEIWGATFKVEGATVLAD
- the LOC103856369 gene encoding ATP-dependent (S)-NAD(P)H-hydrate dehydratase — protein: MLVKHGVISALTRSTSHSPSSSSSTVLRRQQFLVRTLCASKTHLPKLIRAMSSTSEADAESVLRTVTPSLDPKRHKGQAGKIAVIGGCREYTGAPYFAAISALKIGADLSHVFCTKDAAPVIKSYSPELIVHPVLEESYTISQFSEDEKRKVQDKVIGEVDKWMERFDCLVIGPGLGRDPFLLECVSKIMLLAKKSNVPFVVDGDGLFLVTNSIDLVKSYPLAVLTPNVNEYKRLVQKVLNCEVDEEKAEDQLRSLAKQIGGVTILRKGKSDLISDGEIVKSVSIYGSPRRCGGQGDILSGGVAVFLSWAQQLKSDPESPSESPAILGCMAASGLLRKAASLAFTKHKRSTLTSDIIECLGKSLEDICPAS
- the LOC103856368 gene encoding uncharacterized protein LOC103856368; translated protein: MSGVRKRSHEEDGVTHPSSSSSAKYPHEDSGSSSYPKSTHPPPVTTPPPPAQVHHHHHQQQQPQSHPHLHTVRPHPPAAVSESRTVKGPRSERRDGGERRSPFHGVYWSPSLPATGSSESRDNMSDGREIHGPKGERDAKFERSGDDSGIGNTGGYSTNDGRGIYGETKREIQGPKSDRDAKPERVGDDFKMEKEGHAHLPRKEQKDCHRGKRVESSSANVEPWVVSRVNPRGSTEVGAKDLSAPVEGGAHLEVMYPWMCKPSLYERFDKRQVCVEMVCPCALVGNVDDLLEKLKKKNREADLRVYEHRGFSSIFISAVEQFSQTYAPTFYAALDLLPLCSTYDQAGCRTVIFVITSRQQKLISAGLLDFWRKTYSCSVHCFEKRRGVHHLVFTGTEEESRTLFCRILSLFRKDVFWRGHSHAVDFRTIEVEQSYIGPRMSGDTINLDFVKALIEGFKKQLPLHIRYVNQILLQTTHILESLPTLVDIHVDDGKCVMVCGDIHGQFYDLCNIFDKEGFPCQEKQYLFNGDFVDRGSFSVETILTLFALKCACPLWIHLARGNHESRSLNEVHGFEKEVMSKLNESVMDMISDAFCCLPLAHVLNGKIIVLHGGLFSRDGVTLTDIKSINRFCQPPKRGLMRDLLWSDPQDSPGRSRSTRGEGIICFGRDVTESFLRDNNLDLLVRSHELKYKGYEITHNGKLITVFSAPNYCDRENNKGAFIVFKAPQMEPDIQTFSAVRHPYRMWSQWPIAD